The proteins below come from a single Chitinophaga pinensis DSM 2588 genomic window:
- the bioB gene encoding biotin synthase BioB, whose translation MSKTTALRHDWTKEELLAIYNKPLLTLIYEAASVHREWHKADEVQISTLLSVKTGGCPEDCSYCGQAARYQTGIKVQALLPTETVLAHARKAKENGASRFCMAAAWREVRDNSDFDRIIDMVKGVNDMDLEVCCTLGMLTESQAERLKDAGLYAYNHNLDTSEAYYNEIISTRKFDNRIKTIDNVRKAGITVCSGGIIGLGESHEDRISMLLTLSGMEKHPESVPINALARVKGTPLENNPKVDIWDMVRMIATARIAMPASMVRLSAGRIEMTEVEQAWCFMAGANSIFTGERETLLVTPNPGVSDDLQMLQNLGLKPLVKEPAVAEAVKA comes from the coding sequence ATGAGTAAAACAACCGCATTACGCCACGACTGGACAAAAGAGGAGCTGCTGGCTATATATAATAAGCCACTGCTGACGCTGATATACGAAGCTGCATCCGTACACAGGGAGTGGCACAAAGCCGATGAGGTGCAGATATCGACGTTATTATCGGTAAAAACCGGCGGTTGTCCTGAGGATTGTTCGTATTGTGGTCAGGCTGCCCGGTATCAGACCGGCATCAAAGTACAGGCCTTGTTGCCTACTGAAACAGTGCTTGCGCACGCACGCAAAGCCAAAGAAAATGGCGCTTCCCGCTTCTGTATGGCAGCTGCCTGGAGAGAAGTGCGCGATAACAGTGATTTTGATCGCATTATTGACATGGTAAAAGGTGTCAATGACATGGATCTGGAGGTATGCTGTACCCTGGGCATGTTGACAGAAAGCCAGGCAGAACGTTTAAAAGACGCTGGTTTATATGCTTATAATCACAACCTGGATACTTCCGAGGCTTATTATAATGAGATTATCTCTACCCGAAAATTCGATAACCGTATTAAAACGATCGATAACGTTCGCAAAGCAGGTATCACGGTTTGTTCCGGCGGTATCATCGGCCTGGGTGAGTCGCATGAAGACCGTATCTCTATGCTGCTGACACTGTCCGGTATGGAAAAACACCCGGAATCAGTGCCTATTAATGCCCTGGCAAGGGTGAAGGGTACGCCGCTTGAAAACAACCCTAAAGTAGATATCTGGGACATGGTACGTATGATCGCTACAGCGCGTATCGCCATGCCAGCTTCCATGGTACGCCTGAGTGCAGGCCGTATCGAGATGACTGAAGTAGAGCAGGCCTGGTGTTTCATGGCAGGCGCTAACTCCATCTTTACGGGTGAACGGGAAACCCTGTTAGTGACCCCTAATCCGGGTGTATCTGACGACTTACAGATGTTACAGAACCTGGGCTTAAAGCCACTGGTAAAAGAACCAGCTGTTGCAGAAGCAGTAAAAGCATAA
- a CDS encoding beta-L-arabinofuranosidase domain-containing protein yields MKLYKRFVHVILFMAFWSQGIHSAQAQNGDQILDGIGETGMIARYVFNGDLKDWSRNTLHGKSQGNEVFFVNDDRFGKVLSLSGNNNAFITLPAETLSDIESLSISGWIYLHSSQTGQCFFDFGKDAGQHLFAAPTGTSTQEGYQVVIAADKSNQRSAVAPAIAINKWVHMVIVIDIPSKSMLTYVDSKPVGETKDIPSGVLALFSPGKKQLYIGKSLVPGDPNLNAMIHDFRIYRVALSNRQVAGIYNHARRGLNEEVVNTTGKQEDDLPHFPPTEARLYNTYLIRVADVKVETSVGNLPRLPAYVQGTYQHNKKGPQVRVIWPSPVDNTAVLKTGQYTLTGRVPGTNFQPKALVTVKSVTQSPAATLKLEPFKLGQVALKNDAHGHETQFVENRDKFIRTLATTDPNSFLYMFRHAFGRQQPEGAKPLDVWDSQDTKLRGHATGHYLTAIAQAYASTGYDKTLQQNFEQKMAYMVNTLYELSLLSGNPKETGGVAVSDPTAVPYGPGKSGYDSDLSNEGIRNDYWNWGKGFISAYPPDQFIMLEKGAKYGGQKNQIWAPYYTLHKILAGLMDVYEVSGNQKALTVATGMGDWVYARLSHVPQDTLIKMWNTYIAGEFGGMNEAMARLYLITGKQQYLQTAQLFDNIRVFFGDTAHSHGLAKNVDIFRGLHANQHIPQIVGSIEMYRASNNPEYYKIADNFWYKAVNDYMYSIGGVAGARNPANAECFISQPATLYENGFSSGGQNETCATYNMLKLTSDLFLFDQRAEFMDYYERALYNHILASVAKDNPANTYHVPLRPGAIKQFGNPDMTGFTCCNGTAIESNTKLQNTIYFKSRDNQALYVNLYIPSTLQWTERNVTIEQTTDFPKEDDTRLTIKGNGQFDINVRVPGWATKGFFVKINGKEQALTAKPGTYLTIRRQWKDGDIIDLKMPFRFHLDPVMDQQNIASLFYGPILLAAQEGEARKDWRKITLNADDISKSIKGDPQQLEFTIDDVVFKPFYETYGRHSVYLDVQLK; encoded by the coding sequence ATGAAATTGTACAAAAGATTCGTGCATGTCATCCTGTTTATGGCCTTCTGGAGCCAGGGTATTCATAGCGCTCAGGCACAAAATGGAGACCAGATACTGGACGGCATCGGTGAAACGGGGATGATAGCGCGTTATGTTTTTAACGGAGATCTGAAAGATTGGTCCCGGAATACCCTGCACGGTAAATCCCAGGGAAATGAAGTGTTTTTTGTCAATGACGACCGTTTTGGAAAGGTATTATCCCTTTCCGGCAATAACAATGCTTTCATTACACTTCCCGCGGAAACATTGTCAGACATAGAATCGCTTAGCATATCAGGATGGATATACCTGCATTCCAGCCAGACGGGGCAATGTTTTTTTGACTTTGGAAAAGATGCCGGTCAGCATCTTTTTGCAGCTCCTACCGGAACAAGCACACAGGAAGGCTATCAGGTAGTAATAGCTGCGGACAAAAGTAATCAGCGCAGCGCTGTTGCGCCTGCCATCGCCATAAATAAATGGGTACATATGGTCATCGTCATAGATATTCCTTCGAAATCCATGCTCACCTATGTTGATAGTAAACCAGTAGGCGAAACAAAGGATATTCCTTCCGGCGTATTGGCCTTATTCAGTCCTGGAAAAAAGCAGCTCTATATCGGGAAGTCATTAGTCCCCGGCGATCCCAATCTGAATGCCATGATACATGATTTCCGCATTTACCGTGTTGCACTGAGTAACAGACAGGTTGCCGGCATTTATAATCACGCACGACGGGGATTGAATGAAGAAGTGGTCAATACGACAGGCAAACAGGAGGATGATCTCCCTCACTTCCCGCCGACAGAAGCCCGGTTATACAATACTTATTTAATACGTGTGGCGGATGTTAAAGTGGAGACCTCAGTCGGAAACTTACCACGCTTGCCCGCTTATGTACAGGGTACCTATCAGCATAATAAGAAAGGGCCGCAGGTACGGGTGATCTGGCCTTCACCTGTCGACAACACTGCGGTACTGAAAACCGGGCAATACACCCTTACAGGACGTGTACCAGGCACGAATTTTCAGCCAAAGGCACTTGTTACCGTAAAAAGTGTCACTCAATCCCCCGCAGCTACTTTAAAGCTGGAGCCGTTTAAGCTGGGACAGGTTGCACTGAAAAATGATGCACATGGGCATGAGACCCAATTCGTCGAAAACCGTGATAAGTTCATACGGACATTAGCCACTACCGATCCGAACTCCTTTCTCTATATGTTCCGTCATGCTTTTGGTCGGCAGCAGCCTGAAGGCGCTAAACCTTTAGATGTGTGGGACAGTCAGGATACCAAGTTGAGAGGACATGCTACAGGACATTACCTGACAGCCATTGCGCAAGCTTATGCGAGTACGGGATATGACAAGACCTTACAGCAGAATTTCGAACAGAAAATGGCGTACATGGTCAACACGCTCTATGAGTTGTCCCTGTTATCAGGAAACCCTAAGGAAACAGGCGGAGTCGCCGTATCCGATCCTACCGCGGTGCCTTATGGTCCCGGCAAGTCAGGATATGACTCAGATCTGAGTAATGAAGGTATCCGCAATGATTACTGGAACTGGGGTAAAGGATTCATCAGTGCTTATCCTCCGGATCAGTTTATCATGCTGGAGAAGGGCGCTAAGTACGGCGGACAAAAGAACCAGATATGGGCGCCCTACTACACCCTGCATAAGATACTGGCTGGCCTGATGGATGTTTATGAAGTAAGTGGTAATCAAAAAGCGCTTACGGTAGCTACAGGTATGGGAGACTGGGTATATGCCCGGTTGAGTCATGTGCCACAGGATACACTCATAAAGATGTGGAACACCTATATCGCCGGTGAATTCGGCGGCATGAATGAGGCCATGGCCCGTCTTTACCTGATTACCGGCAAACAGCAATACCTGCAGACGGCGCAGTTGTTTGACAATATCAGGGTCTTCTTTGGCGATACTGCACATTCACATGGACTGGCTAAAAATGTGGATATTTTCCGTGGATTACATGCCAATCAGCATATCCCCCAGATCGTAGGAAGTATAGAAATGTACCGTGCTTCCAATAATCCGGAGTATTATAAAATAGCCGATAACTTCTGGTACAAGGCAGTCAATGATTATATGTACAGTATCGGAGGCGTCGCAGGTGCACGTAATCCCGCTAACGCGGAATGTTTTATCAGTCAGCCTGCTACCTTGTATGAGAACGGTTTCTCTTCTGGAGGACAGAACGAAACCTGTGCCACCTACAATATGCTGAAGCTAACCAGTGACCTGTTCCTCTTCGATCAACGGGCGGAATTCATGGACTATTATGAGCGGGCGTTATACAACCACATTCTTGCTTCCGTTGCCAAAGATAACCCTGCCAATACCTATCACGTGCCACTCCGGCCTGGTGCAATCAAACAGTTTGGCAATCCGGATATGACAGGTTTTACCTGTTGTAACGGTACAGCTATCGAGAGCAATACCAAGTTGCAGAATACCATCTATTTTAAGAGCAGGGATAATCAGGCGCTCTATGTCAATCTGTATATTCCCTCTACTTTACAATGGACAGAGCGGAATGTAACCATAGAACAAACAACAGATTTCCCGAAAGAAGACGATACCCGTCTTACGATCAAAGGCAATGGACAATTTGATATCAATGTACGTGTGCCTGGCTGGGCGACAAAAGGATTTTTTGTGAAGATTAATGGTAAAGAACAGGCACTTACCGCTAAGCCGGGTACTTACCTGACCATCCGCCGGCAATGGAAAGACGGCGATATCATAGACCTAAAAATGCCTTTCCGGTTCCACCTTGATCCGGTAATGGATCAGCAGAACATTGCGAGCCTTTTTTACGGACCGATCCTGCTGGCAGCACAGGAAGGGGAAGCCAGAAAGGATTGGCGCAAAATAACCCTGAATGCAGACGATATCAGCAAGTCCATCAAAGGAGATCCGCAACAATTGGAATTTACAATTGATGATGTGGTGTTTAAACCGTTTTATGAAACATATGGCCGTCACTCTGTTTACCTGGATGTACAGTTGAAATAG
- a CDS encoding helix-turn-helix domain-containing protein: protein MEETTGLLDKIRHHDKLSIALNENCAIPLPDDVMQILLKPHRLSFYYFQYIESGSATFIADLQKFNVGDGELAFGLPNQIFTKLPYDKHQRQYALSFDEDTLKLLPGTYQFLVNPFNVNSIAFDPATQQRVKNLLSGLFQLLHAPGRQRKVEVILAHLHTVLTEFNTAYFEQYKAPEIVAGSKLSKYIAFKLAVEENLTEQHDVQSIAEQLALTSNTLYGIVKEFGGVSPKEWIINRLMLEAQRKLQYSTLSVKELAYELGFNDPGYFSRLFKKSTGKSISRYLADLQDLSHD, encoded by the coding sequence ATGGAAGAAACAACAGGATTACTGGACAAGATCCGGCATCACGATAAATTGTCGATCGCACTGAATGAGAATTGTGCGATACCCCTGCCGGATGACGTAATGCAGATATTACTCAAACCGCATCGCCTTTCTTTTTACTACTTTCAATACATTGAAAGCGGGTCTGCCACTTTTATCGCCGACCTGCAGAAATTCAATGTAGGTGACGGAGAACTGGCCTTCGGTTTACCCAATCAGATTTTTACCAAACTGCCTTATGACAAGCACCAGCGACAGTATGCACTTTCTTTTGATGAAGATACACTAAAACTGTTGCCAGGTACCTACCAGTTCCTTGTCAATCCATTTAACGTCAATTCCATCGCTTTTGATCCGGCTACACAGCAAAGGGTCAAAAACCTGCTTTCAGGTCTTTTTCAGCTGTTGCACGCCCCCGGAAGACAGCGAAAGGTAGAAGTCATACTGGCACATTTACATACCGTGCTGACCGAGTTTAATACTGCTTATTTTGAGCAATACAAAGCACCGGAAATAGTAGCAGGATCTAAACTGTCAAAGTATATTGCTTTTAAACTGGCAGTAGAAGAAAACCTGACAGAGCAGCATGATGTACAAAGCATTGCAGAGCAATTAGCGCTGACGTCTAATACCCTTTATGGTATCGTGAAAGAATTCGGCGGTGTTTCTCCGAAAGAATGGATCATCAACCGCCTGATGCTGGAAGCACAACGCAAATTGCAATACTCCACATTGTCAGTGAAAGAGCTGGCTTACGAACTGGGATTCAACGACCCAGGTTACTTCTCCCGTCTTTTCAAAAAGAGTACAGGCAAGAGTATCAGCCGCTATCTGGCTGACTTGCAGGATTTGTCCCACGATTAA
- a CDS encoding pyridoxamine 5'-phosphate oxidase family protein, producing MTDVFHQGERTVQTWAGETAIAEGNSRMIAHSIAKGAISFVEKQPMAIVGSSNGEQELWASLLIGSVGFVKVPDPDTIIFDTQRLISNPADIFYSNITHNSQIGGLFIELDSRKRLRVNGTCRVENSKIECTVHQAFPNCPRYIQRRVMELPEYFERTPSRSTEGTVLTASFINWIQGADTLFVASAGPDGHLDASHRGGNPGFVEITADGALKIPDYPGNSLFSTFGNLLQHPRAGLLFIDFENRQTLQLTGTTSLLFDQTAASDLLKTKGTGRYWFFHPTRWIHTVDHHRVGWNFLEYSRFNP from the coding sequence ATGACAGACGTATTTCATCAGGGGGAAAGAACCGTCCAGACCTGGGCGGGTGAAACTGCAATAGCAGAAGGCAACAGCCGCATGATTGCACATTCGATCGCAAAAGGAGCCATCAGTTTTGTCGAGAAACAGCCAATGGCTATTGTTGGTAGCAGCAATGGGGAACAGGAACTCTGGGCATCCCTGCTGATCGGCAGTGTCGGATTCGTAAAAGTACCCGATCCAGACACGATTATTTTTGATACACAACGCTTAATCAGCAATCCGGCCGATATCTTCTATTCAAATATCACACATAACAGCCAGATAGGCGGTCTTTTCATCGAACTGGATTCCCGTAAACGCCTGCGGGTAAACGGAACCTGCAGGGTCGAAAATTCGAAAATTGAATGCACCGTACACCAGGCTTTTCCTAATTGTCCGAGATATATACAGCGCAGGGTAATGGAGCTGCCGGAATATTTTGAAAGAACACCCTCCAGGTCAACTGAAGGAACTGTCTTGACAGCATCGTTTATTAACTGGATACAAGGCGCAGATACCTTGTTTGTAGCCAGCGCCGGTCCGGACGGACACCTTGATGCATCTCACCGGGGAGGCAATCCCGGTTTCGTGGAAATAACAGCAGACGGAGCGCTGAAGATACCAGACTATCCCGGTAACAGTCTGTTCAGCACGTTTGGCAATCTTCTTCAGCATCCCAGGGCAGGATTGTTATTTATTGATTTTGAGAACCGGCAGACTTTACAGCTGACAGGCACCACCAGCCTGCTTTTTGACCAGACAGCAGCAAGCGATCTTTTAAAAACAAAAGGGACAGGCCGTTACTGGTTCTTCCATCCCACACGCTGGATACATACGGTTGACCATCATCGCGTGGGATGGAACTTTTTAGAATACTCACGGTTCAATCCTTGA
- a CDS encoding helix-turn-helix domain-containing protein, with translation MSNQAVYTLINQQNGNLSFKVFEFDNNSYFDHIQRNNYFTIIIVTSGEGVAKVDFCEYPFQENSMFAFYPYQPFLLQVKGPLVGFCIQFHHDFFCIYRHHKEIATNGILFNNIYQQPFISLEESAKATLLNFIKEIIGELKIDALRRDEVIVSYLKIFLVIATRIKLEQQSVQEGEAVNAKQLLLVQRLRNAIEDNFRVKHAPSDYADLLHLTSPVLSKIAKTHFKKPLSELISERIIIEAKRELYLTPKTIKEIAYELGYEDEYYFSRFFKSKTAISPQSYRETVGFNRQAG, from the coding sequence ATGTCAAATCAGGCTGTTTATACTCTCATCAATCAACAAAATGGCAACCTTTCCTTTAAGGTATTCGAATTCGATAATAACAGTTACTTTGATCATATCCAGCGTAATAATTACTTTACCATCATTATCGTTACTTCAGGAGAAGGGGTTGCAAAAGTAGATTTCTGCGAATATCCTTTTCAGGAAAATAGCATGTTCGCTTTTTATCCCTACCAACCCTTCCTGCTGCAGGTAAAAGGACCTTTGGTCGGATTTTGTATTCAGTTTCACCACGACTTTTTCTGCATATACAGACATCACAAAGAGATTGCCACCAATGGTATTCTGTTCAATAATATCTATCAGCAACCGTTTATCTCGCTGGAGGAGAGTGCAAAGGCAACCCTGCTTAACTTCATCAAAGAGATCATCGGTGAACTGAAAATAGATGCACTGAGAAGAGATGAAGTGATCGTTTCCTATCTGAAGATATTCCTGGTAATCGCTACCCGGATAAAACTGGAACAACAATCCGTGCAGGAAGGCGAAGCCGTTAATGCCAAACAGCTGTTGCTCGTGCAGCGCCTAAGAAATGCAATAGAAGACAATTTCAGGGTCAAACATGCACCTAGTGATTACGCCGATTTATTACATCTGACGTCACCGGTATTATCAAAGATTGCTAAAACCCATTTTAAGAAACCTCTTTCTGAACTGATCTCTGAGCGTATTATTATTGAGGCAAAAAGAGAATTGTACCTCACACCAAAAACGATCAAAGAGATCGCCTATGAGCTTGGCTATGAAGATGAATACTATTTTAGCAGGTTCTTTAAGAGTAAAACAGCGATCTCTCCACAGTCTTACCGGGAGACAGTCGGTTTTAACCGGCAAGCAGGTTGA
- a CDS encoding SDR family oxidoreductase yields the protein MKSALVTGANKGIGFEVAKILAQKGFFVYLGSRTIENGLSAVEKLRAKGLNNIAAVQLDVSSQTSVDAARREIGEKTDVLDVLVNNAGIAGGFEQSALTSSADQYLSVFDTNLFGVVRTTQAFIDLLRKSSEPRIVNVSTAMASLSMAADIQNSNYPKRYVIYQSSKAALNMYTVQLAYELRDTAFKVNAVCPGWTQTDFTMQQGTNTPEQAGERIAKYALIGADGPTAQYISEEYFPEPATCPW from the coding sequence ATGAAGTCAGCATTAGTTACAGGCGCCAACAAAGGGATTGGCTTTGAAGTGGCCAAGATACTCGCACAGAAAGGTTTTTTCGTTTATTTAGGTAGCCGCACAATTGAAAATGGATTGTCCGCAGTAGAAAAACTACGCGCTAAAGGACTAAATAATATAGCCGCCGTACAACTGGATGTTAGCAGTCAGACCTCTGTCGATGCTGCACGCAGGGAGATCGGTGAGAAAACCGATGTACTGGATGTGCTGGTCAATAATGCAGGTATTGCCGGTGGATTTGAGCAATCGGCACTTACCTCCTCAGCGGATCAATATCTGTCCGTATTTGATACAAATTTATTCGGCGTTGTAAGAACGACGCAGGCATTTATTGATCTGCTTAGAAAGTCATCCGAACCAAGGATCGTAAACGTAAGCACCGCTATGGCATCCCTGTCAATGGCCGCAGATATTCAAAATAGTAATTACCCGAAACGGTATGTCATTTACCAGTCTTCTAAAGCTGCACTGAATATGTACACGGTACAACTGGCGTATGAATTGCGCGATACCGCATTTAAGGTGAATGCAGTTTGCCCGGGATGGACACAAACTGATTTTACCATGCAACAAGGCACCAACACACCGGAACAAGCAGGTGAACGTATTGCTAAATATGCACTGATCGGCGCAGATGGACCAACCGCGCAATATATCAGTGAAGAATACTTCCCTGAACCAGCGACTTGTCCCTGGTAA